The following proteins are co-located in the Enoplosus armatus isolate fEnoArm2 chromosome 10, fEnoArm2.hap1, whole genome shotgun sequence genome:
- the rell2 gene encoding LOW QUALITY PROTEIN: RELT-like protein 2 (The sequence of the model RefSeq protein was modified relative to this genomic sequence to represent the inferred CDS: substituted 1 base at 1 genomic stop codon): protein MTELEASGVGEHPPPYMIFVVVFLFFLTGLLGFLVCHLLKKKGYRCRTTDMDDEEEEEEEKLGVHADDEDEENQDTVEQILKCIIENEANMEAFNEMLGNHNVCVRHDPRXAHPESIGGVPTHHHTVHSGTDHNSCHLCAQVRSKKGRRQSRTPRSKQRPGEQTVFSVGRFRVTHTDKKLHGSPNPLVSSGEQLDQSQDSEERKEGVYNLRSMFKDVRLPSESSNGVAPNVGKRRKSLTIFGLRRGSDPVGIKVGEGTYKEVGGVRFSSFQQQPIVLEELVQAENNGTAHDSSCAPDDGSKPGPSPESPTFNSNSIIKFADDTDNNEKADLKEVDDLTTTYS, encoded by the exons ATGACTGAATTAGAAGCCTCGGGGGTGGGGGAGCATCCCCCGCCCTACATGATCTTTGTAGtggtctttctcttcttcctcactggACTGCTCGGCTTCCTCGTCTGCCACCTGCTGAAGAAGAAGGGCTACCGCTGCCGCACCACAGACATGgatgacgaagaggaggaggaggaggagaagcttgGAGTCCATGCAGACG atgaggatgaagagaacCAGGATACAGTGGAGCAGATCCTCAAATGCATTATCGAAAACGAAG CTAACATGGAAGCCTTCAATGAGATGTTGGGAAACCACAATGTCTGTGTGCGCCATGACCCCAGGTAAGCTCATCCA GAGTCCATCGGTGGTGTTCCTACCCATCACCACACAGTCCACTCAGGCACCGACCACAACTCCTGCCACCTCTGTGCCCAGGTCCGATCTAAAAAAGGCCGCCGACAAAGCCGGACCCCCCGCTCCAAACAACGACCTGGAGAACAGACTGTCTTCTCTGTTGGCAG GTTCCGGGTGACGCACACTGATAAGAAGCTTCATGGAAGTCCTAATCCACTTGTCAGTTCAGGGGAGCAGCTGGACCAATCCCAGGACAGCGAGGAGCGGAAGGAGGGCGTGTACAATCTGAGAAGCATGTTCAAGGATGTTCGACTGCCTTCAGAGAGCTCCAATGGAGTTGCTCCGAATGTGGGGAAACGCAGGAAGAGTTTAACCATATTTGGGCTGAGGCGGGGCAGTGACCCCGTTGGCATTAAAGTAGGAGAGGGGACATATAAGGAGGTCGGAGGTGTTAGATTCAGCTCATTTCAGCAACAACCTATAGTGCTGGAGGAACTAGTGCAGGCAGAGAACAATGGAACT GCCCATGACTCTAGCTGTGCTCCTGACGATGGTTCTAAACCTGGGCCCAGTCCTGAATCTC CCACTTTCAACTCCAACAGCATCATCAAGTTCGCTGACGAcacagataacaatgaaaaggccGACCTGAAGGAAGTAGATGACCTGACAACAACCTACTCCTGA